The following proteins come from a genomic window of Salvia hispanica cultivar TCC Black 2014 chromosome 4, UniMelb_Shisp_WGS_1.0, whole genome shotgun sequence:
- the LOC125218711 gene encoding uncharacterized protein LOC125218711, with protein sequence MATQQLIVVALMIFFAAVAIAEEPSVPAAAVDIAPAAAAAGLDPNAVIGALSGAAADAAPIGGPVPQGVFKSLPPSAAGSSPTAGAAAVGTNAAAAVAVATGAGIVGSFYFL encoded by the coding sequence ATGGCAACACAACAACTGATTGTGGTTGCCTTGATGATCTTCTTCGCAGCCGTGGCGATCGCCGAAGAGCCGAGCGTTCCCGCCGCCGCAGTCGACATTGCCCCTGCCGCTGCCGCAGCTGGGTTGGACCCCAACGCGGTGATCGGCGCCCTCAGCGGGGCAGCCGCTGACGCTGCCCCCATCGGAGGCCCGGTTCCCCAGGGAGTCTTCAAGAGCCTCCCGCCGTCGGCAGCTGGCAGCTCGCCTACCGCGGGTGCTGCAGCAGTCGGTACCAACGCTGCGGCGGCTGTGGCGGTGGCCACCGGCGCTGGCATTGTTGGGTCATTTTACTTCTTGTAA
- the LOC125218709 gene encoding actin-related protein 3, whose amino-acid sequence MDPAASRPAVVIDNGTGYTKMGFAGNVEPCFIVPTVVALNNSFLNQPRPNSTKNSNWIGQHNAGVMADLDFYIGEEALSRSKSSSTYNLSYPIKQGKVDNWDSMERFWQHCIFNYLRCDPEDHYFCLTESALTAPESREYTGEIMFETFNVPGLYIAVQPVLALAAGYTTSKCEMTGVVVDVGDGATHVVPVADGYVIGSSIKSIPIAGKDVTRFIQQLMRERGEHVPPEDSFDVARRVKEMYCYTCSDIVKEFNKHDREPAKYIKQWRGTKPKTGAPYSCDIGYERFLGPEVFFNPEIYTNDFTTPLPDVIDKCIQSAPIDTRRALYKNIVLSGGSTMFKDFNRRLQRDIKKIVDARVLTSDARLVGEIKSQPVEVNVVSHPIQRYAVWFGGSVLASTPEFFTACHTKAEYEECGASICRTNPVFKGMY is encoded by the exons ATGGATCCCGCCGCCTCACGTCCTGCTGTGGTAATTGACAATGGCACTGG GTATACTAAAATGGGTTTTGCTGGTAATGTGGAGCCATGCTTTATAGTTCCAACTGTAGTTGCGTTAAACAACTCGTTCTTGAACCAGCCGCGGCCGAATTCGACCAAAAACAGCAATTGGATAGGGCAGCACAATGCTGGGGTGATGGCGGATCTGGATTTTTATATAGGCGAAGAGGCGCTGTCTAGATCTAAATCTAGCAGCACTTACAATTTGAGCTATCCAATTAAGCAAGGAAAGGTGGATAATTGGGATTCAATGGAGAGGTTCTGGCAGCATTGTATATTTAACTATCTACGGTGCGACCCAGAGGATCATTACTTCTGTTTGACGGAGAGCGCCTTGACTGCACCGGAGAGTCGTGAGTACACCGGAGAGATCATGTTTGAGACGTTTAATGTTCCGGGGCTGTATATTGCGGTGCAGCCTGTTCTTGCTTTGGCAGCTGGATACACTACTTCCAAG TGTGAGATGACAGGAGTTGTAGTGGACGTGGGAGATGGGGCTACTCATGTCGTGCCTGTTGCAGATGGTTATGTTATCGGGAGCAGCATTAAGTCTATTCCAATCGCAGGAAAAGACGTAACTCGGTTCATTCAGCAGCTCATGAGA GAAAGGGGGGAGCATGTTCCACCCGAAGACTCCTTTGATGTAGCCCGCAGAGTGAAGGAAATGTATTGCTACACTTGTTCGGACATTGTCAAG GAGTTCAATAAACACGACAGAGAACCTGCAAAATACATCAAGCAGTGGCGAGGTACCAAGCCGAAGACTGGGGCTCCATATTCTTGTGATATAGGCTACGAAAGGTTCCTCGGACCTGAG GTCTTCTTCAACCCCGAAATCTACACAAATGATTTTACCACCCCTCTGCCTGATGTGATTGATAAATGTATTCAGTCAGCACCAATAGATACAAGAAGAGCATTGTATAAG AACATCGTATTATCTGGAGGATCAACCATGTTCAAGGACTTCAACCGGAGGCTACAAAGGGATATAAAGAAGATTGTTGATGCTCGGGTTCTTACATCAGATGCTAGGCTTGTTGGAGAAATAAAG TCGCAACCCGTGGAAGTAAATGTCGTTAGCCACCCAATCCAGAGATATGCGGTTTGGTTTGGTGGGTCCGTGCTTGCATCCACTCCTGAGTTTTTCACC GCTTGCCATACGAAGGCAGAATATGAGGAATGTGGAGCGAGCATATGCCGCACAAACCCAGTTTTCAAGGGAATGTATTGA